One segment of Streptomyces bathyalis DNA contains the following:
- a CDS encoding SIS domain-containing protein gives MGETTHMERELRSQPETWRAAAQLATGAPLPRSGERVAVVGCGTSWFMAQAYAALRESAGLGVTDAFAASEAMLGAGRRYDRLLAITRSGTTTEVLRLLEAVRGRIPTVTLVGDPDTPATGVSDETVALPFADEESVVQTRFATSALALLRTHLGEDVTAAVRDAEEALAAEVRQEWVDAEQFTFLGTGWGVGAAHEAALKMREASQSWTESYPAMEYRHGPISIAAPGRVTWLFGPSPEGLEEEVARTGALFVNHEQRDPMAELVLAQRVALARARARGLDPDAPRSLTRSVMLETP, from the coding sequence ATGGGCGAAACCACGCACATGGAGCGGGAGTTGCGCAGCCAGCCGGAGACGTGGCGCGCGGCCGCGCAGCTGGCTACGGGGGCGCCGCTGCCCCGCAGCGGAGAGCGGGTGGCGGTCGTCGGGTGCGGCACGTCCTGGTTCATGGCCCAGGCGTACGCCGCGCTGCGTGAGAGCGCGGGACTCGGCGTGACGGACGCTTTCGCGGCTTCCGAGGCGATGCTCGGAGCCGGCCGGCGCTACGACCGGCTGCTGGCCATCACCCGCTCCGGCACGACGACAGAGGTCCTCCGCCTGCTGGAGGCGGTGCGGGGACGCATCCCCACCGTCACCCTCGTGGGCGACCCGGACACCCCGGCCACCGGAGTCTCGGACGAGACGGTCGCGCTGCCGTTCGCCGACGAGGAGTCCGTCGTGCAGACGCGGTTCGCCACGAGCGCGCTCGCTCTGCTCCGGACGCACCTCGGCGAGGACGTCACGGCGGCCGTGCGGGACGCCGAGGAGGCGCTCGCTGCCGAGGTCCGGCAGGAGTGGGTGGACGCCGAGCAGTTCACGTTCCTGGGCACCGGCTGGGGAGTCGGTGCGGCGCACGAGGCGGCGCTGAAGATGCGTGAGGCCTCGCAGTCCTGGACGGAGTCCTACCCGGCCATGGAGTACCGGCACGGGCCCATATCCATCGCAGCCCCCGGGCGCGTGACCTGGCTGTTCGGGCCTTCACCGGAGGGGCTGGAGGAGGAAGTGGCGCGCACGGGCGCCCTGTTCGTGAACCACGAGCAGCGCGATCCGATGGCGGAACTGGTCCTGGCGCAGAGGGTGGCGCTGGCGCGCGCACGGGCGCGCGGGCTCGATCCCGACGCACCGCGCAGCCTGACCCGGTCGGTCATGCTGGAAACCCCCTGA
- a CDS encoding 3-hydroxyacyl-CoA dehydrogenase NAD-binding domain-containing protein has product MPESTTIRWEQDGTGVVTLVLDDPDQSANTMNAAFKESLGVIADRLERENEAGNLRGVIFTSAKKTFFAGGDLNDLIRARPEDAQQVFESSMELKRDLRRIETLGKPVVAAINGAALGGGFEITLACHHRVALDAKGSKIGCPEATLGLLPAAGGVTRTVRLLGIADALLNVLLQGQQYFPAKAKEKGLVHEVVDSEEAMLAAAHAFIDANPESVQPWDVKGYKIPGGTPSHPKLAANLPAFPANLRKQTGGAPYPAQHNILAAAVEGAQVDFELAQVIEARYFVELVTGQISKNMIQAFFFDMQAVNAGRSRPKGIESRPVRKVAVLGAGMMGAGIAYSCAKAGIDVVLKDVSLEAAEKGKRYSEGLLEKALKRGRTTEAKRDELLARITPAADPQDVAGCDAVIEAVFEDPALKHKVFQEIQDIVEPDALLCSNTSTLPITTLAEGVERQADFIGLHFFSPVDKMPLVEIIKGRSTGEEALARAFDLVQQIKKTPIVVNDSRGFFTSRVIGHFINEGVALVAEGVEPATVEQAAAQAGYPAKVLSLMDELTLTLPRKIREETRRGLEAEGVEWKAHPADVVIDRMVDEFGRTGRSGGAGFYDYGGDGKRGKLWPGLREHFMKDADPGISFEDMKERMLFAEALDTVRLFEEGVLTSVADANIGSILGIGFPPWTGGVVQYINGYEGGPAGFVARARELQDRYGDRFAVPDLLADKAAKGESFKD; this is encoded by the coding sequence ATGCCTGAGTCCACGACCATCCGCTGGGAGCAGGACGGGACCGGCGTCGTCACCCTCGTACTGGACGACCCGGACCAGTCCGCGAACACCATGAACGCCGCGTTCAAGGAGTCGCTCGGCGTCATCGCCGACCGCCTGGAGCGCGAGAACGAGGCCGGCAACCTCCGCGGCGTCATCTTCACCTCGGCCAAGAAGACCTTCTTCGCCGGCGGCGATCTCAACGACCTGATCCGTGCCCGTCCCGAGGACGCCCAGCAGGTCTTCGAGAGCAGCATGGAGCTCAAGCGCGACCTGCGCCGCATCGAGACCCTCGGCAAGCCCGTCGTCGCGGCGATCAACGGCGCCGCGCTCGGCGGGGGCTTCGAGATCACGCTCGCCTGCCACCACCGTGTCGCCCTCGACGCGAAGGGCTCCAAGATCGGCTGCCCGGAGGCCACCCTCGGCCTGCTTCCCGCGGCCGGCGGCGTGACCCGTACGGTCCGTCTGCTGGGGATCGCCGACGCACTCCTCAACGTGCTGCTCCAGGGCCAGCAGTACTTCCCGGCCAAGGCCAAGGAGAAGGGCCTCGTGCACGAGGTCGTGGACAGCGAGGAGGCCATGCTGGCCGCTGCCCACGCCTTCATCGACGCCAACCCGGAGTCCGTGCAGCCCTGGGACGTGAAGGGCTACAAGATTCCCGGCGGCACCCCGTCGCATCCGAAGCTCGCCGCCAACCTCCCTGCTTTCCCCGCCAACTTGAGGAAGCAGACCGGCGGCGCCCCCTACCCCGCCCAGCACAACATCCTGGCGGCGGCCGTCGAGGGCGCGCAGGTCGACTTCGAGCTCGCCCAGGTCATCGAGGCCCGCTACTTCGTCGAGCTGGTCACCGGCCAGATCTCGAAGAACATGATCCAGGCGTTCTTCTTCGACATGCAGGCGGTCAACGCCGGGCGCAGCCGCCCCAAGGGCATCGAGTCCAGGCCCGTACGCAAGGTCGCCGTTCTCGGCGCCGGCATGATGGGCGCGGGCATCGCCTACTCCTGCGCGAAGGCCGGCATCGACGTCGTCCTCAAGGACGTGTCGCTGGAGGCCGCCGAGAAGGGCAAGCGCTACTCGGAGGGACTGCTGGAGAAGGCGCTCAAGCGGGGACGTACGACGGAGGCGAAGCGGGACGAGCTGCTCGCCCGCATCACGCCCGCCGCGGACCCGCAGGACGTCGCGGGCTGCGACGCCGTGATCGAGGCGGTCTTCGAGGACCCGGCGCTCAAGCACAAGGTCTTCCAGGAGATCCAGGACATCGTCGAGCCCGACGCGCTGCTGTGCTCCAACACCTCGACGCTGCCCATCACCACCCTCGCCGAAGGCGTGGAGCGCCAGGCCGACTTCATCGGACTGCACTTCTTCTCGCCCGTCGACAAGATGCCGCTGGTGGAGATCATCAAGGGCCGCAGCACGGGGGAGGAGGCCCTCGCGCGCGCCTTCGACCTGGTGCAGCAGATCAAGAAGACCCCGATCGTCGTCAACGACTCCCGCGGCTTCTTCACCTCGCGGGTCATCGGGCACTTCATCAACGAGGGCGTCGCCCTCGTCGCCGAGGGCGTGGAGCCCGCGACCGTGGAGCAGGCAGCGGCGCAGGCCGGCTACCCCGCCAAGGTGCTCTCCCTCATGGACGAGCTGACCCTCACCCTGCCCCGCAAGATCCGCGAGGAGACCCGGCGCGGCCTGGAGGCCGAGGGCGTCGAGTGGAAGGCCCACCCGGCGGACGTGGTCATCGACAGGATGGTCGACGAGTTCGGGCGTACGGGCCGCAGCGGCGGGGCCGGCTTCTACGACTACGGCGGGGACGGCAAGCGCGGCAAGCTCTGGCCGGGCCTGCGCGAGCACTTCATGAAGGACGCCGACCCCGGCATCTCCTTCGAGGACATGAAGGAGCGGATGCTCTTCGCCGAGGCGCTGGACACCGTCCGGCTCTTCGAGGAGGGCGTGCTGACCTCGGTCGCCGACGCCAACATCGGTTCCATCCTGGGCATCGGCTTCCCGCCGTGGACGGGCGGCGTCGTCCAGTACATCAACGGCTACGAGGGCGGCCCGGCCGGGTTCGTGGCCCGCGCCCGCGAACTCCAGGACCGCTACGGCGACCGCTTCGCCGTGCCGGACCTGCTGGCGGACAAGGCCGCCAAGGGTGAGTCCTTCAAGGACTGA
- a CDS encoding acetyl-CoA C-acetyltransferase: MSTEAYIYDAIRTPRGRGKANGALHGTKPIDLVVGLIHELRRRHPDLDPAAIDDIVLGVVSPIGDQGSDIAKTAAIAAGLPVTVAGVQENRFCASGLEAVNLAAAKVRSGWEDLILAGGVESMSRVPMGSDGGAWHMDPMTSLETGFVPQGIGADLIATIEGFSRRDVDEYAARSQELATEAWKDGRFDRSVIPVLDRNGMTVLDRDEHIRPGTTVDSLAGLKPSFKDIGEMGGFDAVALQKYHWVEEIDHVHHAGNSSGIVDGSALVAVGSEQVGQRFGLRPRARIVSAAVSGADPTIMLTGPAPACRKALAKAGLTAADMDLVEMNEAFAAVVLRFARDMELPLEKINVNGGAIAMGHPLGATGAMLLGTLVDELERRDQRYGLVTLCVGGGMGSAAVVERL; this comes from the coding sequence TTGAGCACCGAAGCGTATATCTACGACGCGATCCGCACCCCGCGCGGCCGCGGCAAGGCCAACGGCGCCCTGCACGGCACCAAGCCCATCGACCTGGTCGTCGGCCTCATCCACGAACTGCGCCGCCGTCACCCCGACCTGGACCCGGCCGCGATCGACGACATCGTTCTCGGCGTCGTCAGCCCCATCGGGGACCAGGGCTCCGACATCGCCAAGACCGCGGCCATCGCCGCCGGACTCCCGGTCACCGTCGCGGGAGTCCAGGAGAACCGCTTCTGTGCCTCCGGCCTCGAAGCGGTCAACCTCGCGGCGGCGAAGGTGCGTTCGGGCTGGGAGGACCTCATCCTTGCGGGCGGCGTCGAGTCGATGTCCCGCGTGCCGATGGGCTCCGACGGCGGTGCCTGGCACATGGACCCCATGACGAGCCTGGAGACGGGCTTCGTGCCCCAGGGCATCGGCGCCGACCTCATCGCCACCATCGAGGGCTTCTCCCGCCGCGACGTCGACGAGTACGCCGCACGCTCGCAGGAGCTGGCCACAGAGGCGTGGAAGGACGGGCGCTTCGACCGCTCCGTCATCCCCGTGCTCGACCGCAACGGCATGACCGTGCTCGACCGCGACGAGCACATCCGGCCGGGCACCACGGTCGACTCCCTCGCCGGGCTGAAGCCGTCCTTCAAGGACATCGGCGAGATGGGCGGCTTCGACGCGGTGGCGCTGCAGAAGTACCACTGGGTCGAGGAGATCGACCACGTCCACCACGCGGGCAACTCCTCCGGCATCGTCGACGGCAGCGCCCTCGTCGCCGTCGGCAGCGAGCAGGTCGGGCAGCGCTTCGGGCTGCGCCCCCGCGCCCGCATCGTCTCCGCCGCCGTCTCAGGCGCCGACCCCACCATCATGCTGACCGGTCCGGCGCCCGCCTGCCGCAAGGCCCTCGCCAAGGCCGGGCTGACGGCGGCCGACATGGACCTGGTCGAGATGAACGAGGCGTTCGCCGCGGTGGTCCTGCGCTTCGCCCGCGACATGGAACTGCCGCTGGAGAAGATCAACGTCAACGGCGGCGCGATCGCCATGGGGCACCCGCTGGGCGCGACCGGCGCGATGCTGCTGGGCACCCTCGTGGACGAGCTGGAGCGCCGCGACCAGCGCTACGGCCTGGTCACCCTGTGCGTCGGCGGAGGCATGGGCAGCGCCGCAGTCGTCGAACGGCTCTGA
- a CDS encoding LLM class F420-dependent oxidoreductase, whose amino-acid sequence MKIATPLQYADNPRTAAEEVVKLEAAGLDAVWVAEAYGFDSPTVMGYIAARTERMLIGAGILNVYSRTPALIAQTGAGLDVLSGGRALLGLGASGPQVIEGWHGRAYDKPLGRTRETVELCRRIWRREVIDHHGITDMPLPAEKGGKLGKPLKFLNRPEREEIPLYIASLGPANVRMTAEIADGWLPHLFVPEKAKQVWGTALEEGTALRAPERGPLEISAGTLLAIGEDAAAVREHVRPLIALYIGGMGAKGKNFYNDVARAYGYEEAAEKVQDLYLAGKKREAEAAVPAEFCELVSLCGPEGYVRERIEAFREAGVTMLNVTPVGSDPAELIEKVKSWL is encoded by the coding sequence ATGAAGATCGCCACGCCCCTCCAGTACGCAGACAACCCCCGCACCGCGGCCGAGGAGGTCGTGAAGCTGGAGGCAGCCGGCCTCGACGCGGTGTGGGTCGCCGAGGCATACGGCTTCGACTCGCCCACCGTCATGGGCTACATCGCCGCCCGCACCGAACGGATGCTCATCGGCGCGGGCATCCTCAACGTCTACTCACGCACCCCGGCCCTCATCGCCCAGACCGGCGCCGGTCTCGACGTCCTCTCCGGGGGACGCGCCCTGCTGGGGCTCGGCGCCTCCGGCCCGCAGGTCATCGAGGGCTGGCACGGCCGGGCCTACGACAAGCCGCTGGGGCGCACCCGGGAGACCGTCGAACTGTGCCGGCGCATCTGGCGGCGCGAGGTCATCGACCACCACGGCATCACCGACATGCCGCTGCCCGCCGAGAAGGGCGGCAAGCTCGGCAAGCCCCTGAAGTTCCTCAACCGCCCGGAGCGGGAGGAGATCCCCCTCTACATCGCCTCCCTCGGCCCGGCCAACGTCCGGATGACCGCCGAGATCGCCGACGGCTGGCTGCCGCATCTCTTCGTCCCCGAGAAGGCGAAGCAGGTGTGGGGGACCGCGCTGGAGGAGGGCACCGCACTGCGGGCGCCGGAACGCGGCCCCCTGGAGATCTCCGCGGGCACGCTCCTGGCGATCGGCGAGGACGCAGCGGCGGTACGGGAGCACGTGCGCCCGCTGATCGCCCTCTACATCGGCGGCATGGGCGCCAAGGGCAAGAACTTCTACAACGATGTGGCCCGGGCGTACGGTTATGAGGAGGCGGCCGAGAAGGTGCAGGACCTCTACCTCGCGGGAAAGAAGCGGGAGGCAGAGGCCGCGGTCCCCGCCGAGTTCTGCGAGCTGGTCTCCCTTTGTGGCCCCGAGGGATACGTGCGTGAGCGCATCGAGGCGTTCCGCGAGGCCGGGGTGACGATGCTCAACGTGACGCCCGTCGGGTCCGACCCGGCCGAGCTGATCGAAAAGGTCAAGAGCTGGCTCTGA
- a CDS encoding acyl-CoA dehydrogenase family protein, which translates to MKRQIFTEDHEAFRQTVRTFLAKEVEPHYEQWEKDGIVSRDAWLAAGRQGLLGLAVPEEYGGGGTADFRYAAVLGEEFARAGAAGIALGLHNDIIGPYLTSLATDEQKRRWLPGFCSGEIITAIAMTEPGAGSDLQGIRTTAEDKGDHWVLNGSKTFISNGILADLVIVVARTKPEGGAKGLSLLVVERGMDGFERGRNLDKIGQKSQDTAELFFNDVHVPKENLLGELHGAFIHLMTNLAQERLAIAVGAIAAAEEILEQTTRYVKEREAFGRPLARLQHVRFEIAELATECAVTRSFLDRCIEDHSKGELDAAHASMAKWWSTELQKRVTDRCLQLHGGYGYMNEFPVARAYTDGRIQTIYGGTTEIMKEIIGRSILD; encoded by the coding sequence ATGAAACGCCAGATCTTCACCGAGGACCACGAAGCGTTCCGGCAGACCGTCCGCACCTTCCTCGCCAAGGAGGTCGAGCCGCACTACGAGCAGTGGGAGAAGGACGGAATCGTCTCCCGCGACGCGTGGCTGGCGGCCGGCCGCCAGGGCCTGCTCGGGCTCGCCGTCCCCGAGGAGTACGGAGGCGGCGGCACCGCCGACTTCCGCTACGCGGCCGTGCTCGGCGAGGAGTTCGCCCGGGCGGGTGCCGCGGGAATCGCCCTGGGCCTGCACAACGACATCATCGGCCCGTATCTGACGTCTCTCGCGACGGACGAGCAGAAGCGCCGCTGGCTCCCCGGCTTCTGCTCCGGCGAGATCATCACCGCCATCGCCATGACGGAACCCGGCGCGGGCTCCGACCTCCAGGGCATCAGGACGACCGCGGAGGACAAGGGCGACCACTGGGTGCTCAACGGCTCCAAGACCTTCATCTCCAACGGCATCCTCGCCGACCTGGTGATCGTCGTGGCCCGTACGAAGCCCGAGGGCGGCGCCAAGGGCCTCAGCCTGCTCGTCGTCGAACGCGGCATGGACGGGTTCGAGCGCGGCCGCAACCTCGACAAGATCGGGCAGAAGTCGCAGGACACCGCCGAGCTGTTCTTCAACGACGTGCACGTGCCGAAGGAGAACCTCCTCGGCGAACTGCACGGAGCCTTCATCCACCTGATGACCAACCTCGCCCAGGAGCGGCTGGCCATCGCGGTCGGAGCCATCGCCGCCGCCGAGGAGATCCTCGAGCAGACCACCAGGTACGTGAAGGAGCGCGAGGCGTTCGGACGTCCGCTCGCCAGACTCCAGCACGTCCGCTTCGAGATCGCCGAGCTCGCCACCGAGTGCGCGGTCACGCGCAGCTTCCTCGACCGCTGCATCGAGGACCACTCGAAGGGCGAACTGGACGCCGCACACGCCTCCATGGCCAAGTGGTGGTCGACGGAACTGCAGAAGCGCGTCACCGACCGATGCCTCCAACTCCACGGCGGCTACGGCTACATGAACGAATTCCCCGTCGCCCGTGCCTACACCGACGGACGCATCCAGACGATCTACGGCGGCACGACCGAGATCATGAAAGAGATCATCGGCCGTTCGATCCTCGACTGA
- a CDS encoding class II fructose-bisphosphate aldolase — protein MPLVSTDAVVGPARAAGVGAPAFNVLHLETAEALVAAAERAGVPLILQISENCVRYHGSLLPILRATLALAEASEADVSVHLDHITDAALVREGVSAGVRSVMIDASALPYEENVATTAELTDWCHREQVYVEAELGEVGGKDGVHAPGARTDPEEALAFVDATRVDALAVAVGSSHAMRERTAVLDKELIRALRQRLPVPLVLHGSSGVPDDELRAAVAAGMTKINISTHLVSVFTGEVRRTLSGSPSLIDSRKYVGPARDAVSREAERLLRLLGAPAS, from the coding sequence ATGCCCCTTGTCTCCACCGACGCCGTCGTCGGTCCGGCACGTGCGGCGGGCGTCGGCGCTCCCGCCTTCAACGTGCTGCATCTGGAGACCGCCGAGGCACTCGTCGCCGCGGCGGAGCGCGCGGGCGTCCCGCTCATCCTCCAGATCAGCGAGAACTGCGTCCGGTATCACGGGAGTCTGCTGCCGATCCTGCGTGCCACGCTCGCCCTGGCGGAGGCATCCGAGGCCGACGTCTCCGTGCACCTGGACCACATCACCGATGCGGCGCTGGTGCGGGAGGGCGTCTCAGCGGGAGTGCGTTCGGTGATGATCGACGCATCCGCCCTGCCGTACGAGGAGAACGTCGCCACCACCGCGGAGCTGACGGACTGGTGCCACCGTGAACAGGTCTATGTCGAGGCCGAGTTGGGCGAGGTCGGCGGCAAGGACGGCGTGCACGCACCCGGCGCGCGCACGGACCCGGAGGAAGCACTGGCCTTCGTCGACGCCACGCGGGTGGACGCCCTCGCGGTCGCCGTCGGCTCCTCGCACGCGATGCGCGAGCGGACGGCCGTGCTCGACAAGGAACTGATCCGCGCCCTGCGGCAGCGGCTGCCCGTACCGCTGGTGCTGCACGGATCGTCAGGGGTTCCCGACGACGAACTGCGCGCGGCCGTCGCCGCCGGCATGACGAAGATCAACATCTCCACGCATCTGGTCTCGGTGTTCACCGGCGAGGTGCGCAGAACGCTGTCGGGGAGTCCGTCGCTCATCGATTCCCGCAAGTATGTGGGCCCTGCCAGGGACGCGGTCTCGCGAGAGGCCGAGCGGTTGCTGCGCCTGCTGGGGGCACCGGCCTCATGA
- a CDS encoding CaiB/BaiF CoA transferase family protein, which translates to MTAAASGGEGPLRGVRVVELAGIGPGPFAAMLLGDLGADVVRVDRPGGPVLGIDPSSDVTNRNKRSVTLDLKDPDGLAAVLDLVERADVLVEGNRPGVAERLGVGPEACLARNPALVYARMTGWGQDGPLAPRAGHDIGYIALTGALGMTGPADGPPYAAANLLGDYAGGSLYLVIGVLAALQHARTPGGRGQVVDAAIVDGTSHLTAMIHGMLAAGVWQDRRGANLLDGGAPFYGTYETADGGFMAVGALEPQFYGEFTRLLGVEGEVPGRDDPAAWGELRAAVADRFRTRTRDEWDEVFRESDACVAPVLSLREAPSHPHLAARGTFVEHGGITQPAPAPRFSVTPTAVSRPPALPGADAAEVARDWQLPALAEHAPSDPAKDSDA; encoded by the coding sequence ATGACAGCAGCGGCGTCGGGCGGCGAAGGCCCGCTTCGCGGTGTACGCGTCGTCGAACTGGCCGGGATCGGCCCCGGTCCCTTCGCGGCGATGCTGCTCGGCGACCTGGGCGCCGATGTCGTGCGCGTCGACCGCCCCGGGGGCCCCGTCCTGGGGATCGATCCGTCCAGCGACGTGACCAACCGCAACAAGCGCTCCGTCACGCTGGACCTGAAGGATCCGGACGGCCTCGCGGCCGTCCTCGATCTCGTCGAGCGCGCCGACGTCCTCGTCGAGGGCAACCGGCCCGGCGTCGCCGAACGCCTCGGCGTCGGCCCGGAAGCCTGCCTCGCCCGCAATCCCGCCCTCGTCTACGCACGCATGACGGGCTGGGGCCAGGACGGACCGCTCGCCCCGCGCGCGGGGCACGACATCGGGTACATCGCCCTGACCGGTGCCCTGGGGATGACCGGCCCCGCCGACGGCCCTCCCTACGCCGCCGCCAATCTGCTCGGGGACTACGCGGGGGGTTCGCTCTACCTGGTGATCGGCGTGCTGGCCGCCCTGCAGCACGCCCGCACCCCGGGCGGGCGCGGCCAGGTCGTCGACGCCGCCATCGTCGACGGCACGAGCCATCTCACCGCCATGATCCACGGGATGCTCGCGGCCGGTGTCTGGCAGGACCGGCGGGGTGCCAATCTGCTGGACGGCGGTGCACCCTTCTACGGCACCTATGAGACGGCCGACGGCGGCTTCATGGCCGTGGGCGCCCTGGAGCCCCAGTTCTACGGGGAGTTCACGAGACTGCTCGGCGTCGAAGGAGAGGTGCCCGGGCGCGACGACCCGGCCGCCTGGGGCGAGTTGCGCGCCGCCGTCGCGGACCGCTTCAGGACCCGTACGAGGGACGAGTGGGACGAGGTCTTCCGGGAGTCGGACGCCTGCGTCGCCCCAGTGCTCTCCTTGCGGGAAGCTCCCAGCCATCCGCATCTGGCCGCCCGCGGCACCTTCGTCGAGCACGGGGGCATCACCCAGCCCGCCCCCGCGCCACGCTTCTCCGTGACCCCGACCGCCGTCTCCCGGCCGCCCGCGCTGCCCGGTGCCGACGCCGCCGAGGTGGCGCGCGACTGGCAGCTGCCCGCACTCGCCGAGCACGCCCCCTCCGACCCCGCCAAGGACAGTGACGCATGA